A window of Oryza glaberrima chromosome 2, OglaRS2, whole genome shotgun sequence genomic DNA:
atgatgcagacgtgcaaagggatacaaggacggtttgtggctatttgcataaaggcggttgtaaaacattttatttagcaaacagtaaaactgttgaatAATTAAGGTAAATTagatctccactgatcaacgctacaccacgttgaacaggcccaaccaacccacctgtactacagtgcattgagtcgatttattaggggtgagactaatcacggtgaatctggtcgatcgcccataaccgcgggcacagctattcgaatagttttactctggccagaggtgcacaactgtacccacaagacacaacccaccgaCATGTCACCGcgtcatcatgtgcccatgatgcacacgtcaccatgtcgagtgattgtgacgagacccttcgcataaccctcccctaaccatccacaccacgctaaggtttcgcccccacccctcaaaaggcagtgggcggtcccctcttgcgccgcggtgaatccggcagctggacaaccggacaccccggccgacccaactccatcacgcccaccctcgctaccggtgcctaggaaagggtcgagctatacttcagatcaagcagttacccactcccgcttgtggcaagcgctgtaagtcttccagggtttcccgtgaaccggtccttaattgccatgggtgcgactcacaaaaccatgcacccacagcccaccattcagtcacattttagttggataattacgaccgtaaaacatggccagatgtctcgagcacgcagctcaacAAGATACTAGaatgtctaatactgcaattatctcatcgactgagctagtggtaattaagcatggctaagcatatagttctagctaggtcacataagtaacatgagctagtcgatttattacccaaggttgacaaaggacggttatcaagtaaacatggcaccagcaagcagataggtaatacccggatcccatgtaattagcaaaacatgcatatttatttgcaaacgataaaacatttataaattggaaccaacatgctcaaggggaatgtgtgacttgccttgcttcttcactttgatcttctaatctcttttcctcgcgaccgcgggcTTCTGAAACAGCGGAATCTAcgcgctggcacgcaaaacaaggaaaaactctaataaaaaccaaggaaacagtacataaaaagtaaacaaacatgtagaactcaattttagatgaattttgcaatttgaatggcccaattcagagttcgaatgaattagatatgaattttagaagttttgagccatttaaatggatttctataattattaatgatttattgtgcaattataaattattttctcaaaggaaaaggcattcgctgacgtcagcaaggggcgccggcgccgacacgTGGGCCCCGCACGTCAGCGGCACAAAGGGGTGAGCGCACACGGTGGACTCGGCCCACCGCGGCCTAGACGGCACCGTGGACCCGGACCACGGGAGTGGTCCACGGGCGGCCAAAGCATGGGCGCGACGAGGAGCCGGCTCGGCCGAGCCTTGGAGCGACGGCGCGTGGGGCCACCAGCGACAGCGaccggcgggcggcgtgggGAGCGGCgaaggagggcgaggaggagggaggagaggaggaagaggaggcgtgGAAAGCCGGCCGAAGATCGGGGAAATTAGTGGAGCTCACTGGCGCGGGAGGGGAACCCGGTTCCGGCGACGATTCGAGGAGGCAGAGGGGTGGCCGAGCTACACACGAGGACTGCGGTGCcggggaaggcgacggcgcaggtCGACGTCAACCGGGGAGGTGGCTCGACGCGGCTGGAGACAGCAAACACGACGGTGATCTCGGGTTGGTGGTGGAAGCGGAACTTCGGCACTGGAATGGGGAAATGGAGTGGAGGCCGAGGGGGAGCTTGGCGCGGCGGTGCCGAAGGCGGTGGttgcgcggtgcggcggcggcgggagcggcggcggcgcgcggctggaggcgATGAGAGGCGGCTGTGGCTCGGATGCACGATGAAATCGGTGCCCGGGTGGTTTATTGCGTAAGCGGAGCGGTGGACGGGGTGCGGCAatgcgcggcgaggccggcggcgcaaacggcacggcgcggggacggcggcagcagcggcagcggccggctGGAGGGTCGCCGGCAAGCGGTGGCGGTTGGGCTCGCGGGGAGGAGAGGGTTCCGAGCATGGGGGAGCTTGGGAGAAAGGGGAAAACGGAGGAGGGGAGCACGGGGGTGCTTTATATAGGGCTCGGGGATGGAGatcgtggccgggagaggcgggatcGGCCGGTGACGTGGGGAGGTGAAGTGGAGCTCGTGGGGAGGTCAAACCGGCGCCGTTTCTTGCGGGGTGAGTGGGGGAAACGGTGGAGGACGTGGAGGGGGTCGTGTCCACGTGGTTGGATGCGAGCTCGGGTGCGGGAGGGCGCTGGATTTTGCGGCGACgagggcggcaatggcggttgGGGTTGGCCGGCgagaggtaggaggaggagctgacaggtggggcccacggtcccacctgtcggccggatggagagagaggagggaaaccGGGGGACGTAAAGTAGACTTTCGCAAGGCGCGggccggccgagagagggaggaggcgcgcggcccgcgggagaggaggggaaggctTGGGCCAAGCccaaaagggaggggaggggattttattgttttctttttttatttaaattgagtTTAATGatctttgtgactttaaaaaaaatacttcttgAGTTCCGAAAATTCATGGAAAACTccggagagtattttagggcacaaagaatattacaaaatattctcggccaatgatttttaagggaaaaattttaattctcccattatttcgcttgattaaattgctttaacttttattaaatttctagaaaatgtattattaattgatttttaatcccgaacgaaaatcggggcgttacaccGTGGCGGTCATCAGAGGCATGGCGGCCTCAGACGGCTTGCCGAGAGCGTGGGAGACGGTTGCATCTGGCCGACGCGGCATCGTTGGGTGGAGGGGTCTGAGATCGGCTTGGCACAGAGAAGCGCatccgatggcagcggaggccggctcggcgcgagaggcgcgggtggcggagatggaggccggcttggcgtgagaggcgcagccgatggaaGGATACCGGATTGGCgcgaggcgcgtccggtggaggaggccggcttggcgcagagaggcgcgACCGGCGGTGGAAGAGGCGACCTAGGTGCGAGGAGAAGTTGCCGGTGGGTGTGGAGCGGACTCCGGCGCACGAAGGTTGGCCGGcggggggcgccggtgcaggggtcctACATGTCAGCAGAGCTAGTGTGGTGGTGGAGCTTTGTTGATCtagtggcggtcggtcacgcttagcggcggctggtctggtgctagccttctcctgggcttgtgtgttggcgatATCGGTGTGTGGGTgatggttaatttttttttcctggctaCGACCCTagagggttgtaatcttgtattttttttcctactctatcaatagaactttacaccgtctcgtgcgagtcgttcaacAAAGTTTATGCACTGTGCTATAGTGCTATCAGTTAGATGCACGATTGGTAGCGTGCAAAAATTGTTGCTTTCCCCCGATACCTGTAAATGAAGAGGGTCAATAACTAATGGGCTCTCCCCCGAGACCCTGACTGAAAGGTCAAAAAACGCCTTCAGAATTCATATGAGTACTACTTATCACTGCGTGTTTGCATTTTTGAGCGGAATTGCTACCTAAACAGGTAATGAGTGGCGTGTGTAAAGAGAGCAGATACATCAAAATCTTAACACCGACATTTATCTACTGATCCTTATACAAATTATTCATGTTATTACAAGTATGCACATTTATTCTTCAGCTCCAACACTGAAACGCCTCGGCTGCTCCCTTTGCGATAAAATGAACGGGCAGTCGGGGTCTCGACAGGTAAATTTTACAGCAAACAAAAACGAATTCACTGGGTTTTTACGTTTTACGAGGCGCTAAGCCGGAGAGATTCGAAGGAGTGCTCGAGCTGAGCCgtcccgccggccgcctgccggAGCAGATTCTTCACCGACTCCACCCAGTCCTGCTTCTGCGCCCTGCTCTCGCACTGGAACTCGACCACTCCCTGCGCCGTCCTCAGCCCGAACTGGCACTTCTCCGACGACGCCGTCTCCGGAGCAGGaggcacggcgccgccgccgcacgcgtgcggcgccggccacgcctgcacgtcgtcgtcgacgccgtaCACGacgctcttcttcttcttggagaagGCGCCGCCGATGTGCTTGCTCTTCAGCTTCACGATCACCTGCGACTTCTTGTTGATGTAGACGGCCACGCGCTTCCGGTGCAAAGCGCCTGATGAGAAAATTGAAAAAATCACCATCCCAAGATCGAGCTCAGTTTGGGCGCGCGGCGACGTGACGACGTTGTGACGTGCGTCCGTGTCAAGGAGAGGCTTTTTTTGAGCTTTACCTTTCCGGCTGCGTTTCAGGAGCGTCCCTTCCTTGCACCATATGTCGCCGCGGCAGCTGCCGGTCTTCTCGtagggcgccaccgccgccgccttgctcctcGCCTCCCGCTGCGCTCTCAGCCTCAGCGCCGTCGCTCCTCTCAGAGCTGCCATGTTGCGAGAGAACTCGAAGATGATTTAGTTGCTTCGGGGTTGGCATGCGTGGCAGGAGCTAGAGAAGGCCTGTCGTGATGCATGGTTGCTCACCTGTGGCTGCGGAGGCGGTCAGGGTCATGAGATCGCCGGGGCTCCGCacgtcgacggcggcctccACCGCGGAGGCGACCTGGTcgtggtcggcgccggcgagctcggcgatCTCGATGCAGTGCGAGGCCAGCAGCTGTGTGGCGGACGCCAGCGCGGCGTCCATCTTGGCGTCGTCGAGGTCGTCCGGGTCGTTCGCCGCGCCGGAGGCcacggccgcgacggcggccgccacgCTCGCCACGGTGACCGCGGCGTGCACGCGCGCCCGCTCGGCGCGGGCCTTGTCgaccctgctgctgctgctgctgctgctcccgtcCCTGTGGTGGAACCACCTCCCGATCGTGTGCTGGTGCGCGGAGATGGCGCTCCTGCACCTGGAATACTGCACGCAGAAACACGAACTCCAGATCAGATCATCTCGCAAAAAAACCTCTCGCACTCTCCATCCAATCGCGGATGATCTTACGCGTTTGCGGGGGCTCAGGTTTgtgccggaggcggcg
This region includes:
- the LOC127764009 gene encoding VAN3-binding protein-like, which gives rise to MEGHMLGRMRRRDHLLLMDAAPPPAAVAAAVQTLMEPMEFLSRSWSVSASDISRVLTGGVGARRSTNFVVDRLSGMLMPETLALAAASGTNLSPRKRYSRCRSAISAHQHTIGRWFHHRDGSSSSSSSRVDKARAERARVHAAVTVASVAAAVAAVASGAANDPDDLDDAKMDAALASATQLLASHCIEIAELAGADHDQVASAVEAAVDVRSPGDLMTLTASAATALRGATALRLRAQREARSKAAAVAPYEKTGSCRGDIWCKEGTLLKRSRKGALHRKRVAVYINKKSQVIVKLKSKHIGGAFSKKKKSVVYGVDDDVQAWPAPHACGGGAVPPAPETASSEKCQFGLRTAQGVVEFQCESRAQKQDWVESVKNLLRQAAGGTAQLEHSFESLRLSAS